One genomic window of Nocardioides daphniae includes the following:
- a CDS encoding KR domain-containing protein, producing the protein MLAVDLMVAVQEVVSERTGYPIDMLEPDLDLEADLSIDSIKRIEIVGELAERIGLGTGGTLADDVVEELSRHKTLRAIVDWIEAQSGTSAPAAPAPVAPPAATAPSTPTQATAPAEELVLPTALFEVVVEPLGPTMALGDLSGATVALVEGHATLTDEVESTLSDRGAQVVRVRHTDAHEHQELLAQVDVLLDLGATAGDPRVDARTVFGTVQPALLGRAGRILAVGVALHADPERVDASGTPTGLPGMFRSLAREYADRVLRSVEIDADDLVGDLAPLAAAVVDELLDVDAPAALSWAGGLRTTRVAGEVRRLEEQVAALDLTPESVVVLTGGARGITARIAEGVARAARCRLVLVGRSPYPTEAEDPRLADARTLPELRRRLLDLGEVRTPAEVERACSEVLASREVIGTLERLRELGADAEYVAMDVRSPGFGALLDALHATFGRLDGVIHGAGVLDDRLVRDKTADGFDRVFGTKVDSARAILERQHLGIRFVVLFGSISGVFGNKGQVDYAAANDALDTLAHAHDGRHGCRVLSLDWGPWAGGGMVSPELEREYARRGIGMLPPADGVRALLQEVARPGGASQVVVMAGSPDAFAPAPPARPAGAGARIRQGTLAP; encoded by the coding sequence GTGCTCGCCGTCGACCTGATGGTGGCCGTGCAGGAGGTCGTCTCCGAGCGCACCGGCTACCCCATCGACATGCTCGAGCCCGACCTCGACCTCGAGGCCGACCTCTCCATCGACTCCATCAAGCGCATCGAGATCGTCGGCGAGCTCGCCGAACGCATCGGCCTCGGCACCGGCGGCACCCTCGCCGACGACGTCGTCGAGGAGCTCTCCCGCCACAAGACCCTGCGGGCGATCGTCGACTGGATCGAGGCGCAGTCCGGTACGAGCGCCCCCGCGGCCCCGGCTCCTGTCGCGCCCCCCGCTGCCACCGCCCCGTCGACTCCCACCCAGGCAACTGCCCCCGCCGAGGAGCTGGTCCTGCCCACGGCCCTCTTCGAGGTCGTCGTCGAGCCGCTCGGCCCGACCATGGCCCTGGGCGACCTGTCCGGCGCGACCGTCGCCCTGGTCGAGGGCCACGCCACCCTCACCGACGAGGTCGAGTCGACACTCTCCGACCGCGGCGCCCAGGTGGTCCGCGTACGCCACACCGACGCGCACGAGCACCAGGAGCTGCTCGCCCAGGTCGACGTCCTGCTCGACCTGGGCGCCACCGCAGGTGACCCCCGCGTCGACGCCCGCACCGTCTTCGGCACGGTCCAGCCGGCCCTCCTGGGCCGGGCCGGCCGGATCCTCGCCGTCGGCGTCGCCCTCCACGCCGACCCCGAGCGGGTCGACGCGAGCGGCACCCCGACGGGCCTGCCGGGGATGTTCCGCTCCCTGGCCCGCGAGTACGCCGACCGGGTGCTGCGCTCGGTCGAGATCGACGCCGACGACCTCGTCGGTGACCTCGCCCCGCTGGCCGCTGCCGTGGTCGACGAGCTGCTCGACGTGGACGCCCCCGCGGCGCTGTCGTGGGCCGGCGGCCTGCGCACCACCCGGGTCGCGGGCGAGGTCCGTCGCCTCGAGGAGCAGGTCGCAGCGCTCGACCTGACCCCGGAGTCGGTCGTCGTGCTCACCGGCGGAGCCCGCGGCATCACCGCCCGGATCGCCGAGGGAGTGGCCCGCGCGGCCCGGTGCCGTCTGGTCCTGGTCGGCCGCTCGCCCTACCCGACCGAGGCCGAGGACCCGCGCCTCGCCGACGCCCGTACGCTGCCCGAGCTGCGCCGCCGCCTCCTCGACCTCGGCGAGGTGCGCACGCCGGCCGAGGTCGAGCGCGCCTGCTCCGAGGTGCTCGCCTCCCGCGAGGTGATCGGCACGCTGGAGCGGCTGCGTGAGCTCGGCGCCGACGCCGAGTACGTCGCCATGGACGTCCGCTCCCCCGGGTTCGGTGCGCTGCTCGACGCGCTGCACGCGACCTTCGGCCGTCTCGACGGCGTCATCCACGGCGCCGGCGTGCTCGACGACCGCTTGGTCCGCGACAAGACCGCCGACGGCTTCGACCGGGTCTTCGGCACCAAGGTCGACTCCGCCCGGGCGATCCTCGAGCGCCAGCACCTGGGCATCCGCTTCGTCGTGCTTTTCGGCTCGATCAGCGGCGTCTTCGGCAACAAGGGGCAGGTCGACTACGCGGCCGCCAACGACGCCCTCGACACGCTCGCCCACGCCCACGACGGCCGCCACGGCTGCCGCGTCCTGTCGCTGGACTGGGGCCCGTGGGCCGGTGGCGGCATGGTGTCGCCCGAGCTCGAGCGGGAGTACGCACGGCGCGGCATCGGCATGCTGCCGCCCGCCGACGGCGTACGAGCGCTGCTGCAGGAGGTCGCCCGCCCCGGCGGCGCCTCGCAGGTCGTGGTGATGGCCGGCAGCCCCGACGCCTTCGCGCCCGCTCCGCCGGCCCGCCCGGCCGGTGCTGGGGCCCGGATCCGCCAGGGGACGCTCGCCCCATGA